The Sebastes fasciatus isolate fSebFas1 chromosome 13, fSebFas1.pri, whole genome shotgun sequence genome includes a region encoding these proteins:
- the LOC141780039 gene encoding uncharacterized protein LOC141780039, translated as MASLRSMILAVLLALLCSFHTPLAPTAKAQDLPFRSEQGLMADHDDDDDDDDDDDDDDDDDDDDDDDDDDDDDDDDDDDDDDDDDDDDDDDDDDDDDDDDDDDDDDDDDDDDDDDDDDDDDDDDDDDDDDDDDDDDDDDDDDDDDDDDDDDDDDDDDDDDDDDDDDDDDDDDDDDDDDDDDDDDDDDDDDDDDDDDDDDDDDDDDDDDDDDDDDDDDDDDDDDDDDDDDDDDDDDDDDDDDDDDDDDDDDDDDDDHEDDDDDDDDDDDDDDDDDDGDYHKGSVCSYCEFCEHCDECDKCPCKEGDKSEHCDDCQMCNFCHVCPACTTLCQPGGFLDEVTGSIYKTVADVFDGDDDN; from the exons ATGGCGTCGTTGAGAAGTATGATTCTTGCAGTGTTGCTGGCGCTGCTCTGCTCCTTCCACACCCCGTTGGCGCCCACCGCTAAGGCACAGGATCTGCCATTCCGCTCTGAGCAAGGTCTGATGGCTGACCAtgacgacgacgacgatgacgatgacgatgacgatgacgatgacgacgatgacgatgacgatgatgatgacgatgatgacgatgatgatgacgacgatgatgatgatgatgatgatgatgatgatgacgatgacgatgacgacgatgatgatgatgacgatgatgatgatgatgatgacgatgacgatgacgatgatgacgatgacgacgatgacgatgacgacgatgacgatgacgatgacgatgacgacgatgacgatgacgatgacgatgatgacgacgatgatgatgacgatgacgacgatgatgatgacgatgacgatgacgatgacgatgatgatgatgacgatgatgatgacgatgatgatgacgatgatgatgatgacgatgatgatgacgacgatgacgacgacgacgatgatgacgatgacgacgatgacgacgatgatgacgatgacgacgacgatgatgatgacgatgatgatgatgatgacgatgatgatgatgatgacgatgatgatgatgacgatgatgacgatgacgacgacgatgacgacgatgatgatgatgacgacgacgacgacgacgacgacgacgacgacgatgatgatgacgatgatgatgacgatgatgatcaTGAAG ATGAcgacgatgacgatgatgacgatgacgatgatgacgatgatgacgacGATGGTGATTATCACAAGGGCTCTGTGTGCTCATATTGTGAATTCTGTGAG CACTGTGACGAGTGTGACAAATGTCCTTGTAAAGAGGGAGACAAGTCTGAACACTGCGATGACTGCCAG ATGTGCAATTTCTGCCACGTTTGTCCTGCTTGCACAACTCTTTGCCAGCCTG GCGGTTTTCTTGATGAAGTGACAGGATCCATCTACAA GACTGTAGCCGATGTctttgatggtgatgatgacaaCTAA